The sequence GAAAGTAATTTGCCTTTCAGTTCAGCTACCATTCGTAATGAAATGGGAATTTTAGAACAACGAGGTTTTATTGAAAAAACGCATTCGTCATCAGGTCGCGTACCTTCTGAACAGGGGTATCGCTACTATGTTGATTTTCTCGTTGGGAAAATGGCGATTCACCCGTCTGATATGCAACTGATTCATCAGTTGTTCAGTCGTGAATACTCAGAAATGGGGGAATTGATTCGGAATTCAGCTGATATTTTGTCTAATTTAACGAACTACACAGCAATTGTGTTAGGGCCAAATATGCAGTTGAATCGACTTGCAAGCTTTCAGTTGATACCGACTAGTGCTCGGCAAGTAGTTGCTATTTTAGTGACAACTACTGGGCATGTTGAGAATCACCGTTTCAATCTTGTAACCGATGTTTCCGCATCTGATATTGAGCGGGTTGTCGCAATTCTTAATGAGAAGTTGGTTAATCTTCCTTTAAATGAAATTAAGGGAAGGTTACCGCGAGAAGTAAATGAATTATTGCAGCGTCATACCAGTGAATTTGAAGCAATTCAAACGCTTTTAACAAGTGTTTTTCACCAGACGCCGCAGGAAAAGATTGTTTTTTCCGGACAATCGCATATCTTAAATCAACCAGAATTTAGTCAGACCTCACAAATACGTGATGTGATTAAACTGCTTGAACAGAGAGACGATGTTTTTGAGCTAGTCAATGATGTGCCAGAAGGTATCAATGTTATGATTGGTGATGAAATTTCCAACAACCTGTTCAAGGATTTCAGCTTGATAACAAGCACTTACAAAGTGGACGACCAAAAAGCGGGTGTTATTGCTTTATTGGGGCCGACGCGTATGTCTTATGACCGTTCAATTCAAGTAATTGATGAAGTCAGTAAAGATTTATCCCACTTTTTAACACATCATTATGATGAGGGAGAAAATAAAAAAACATAAAGTGAGGTAATAATGTGAGTGAAGAAATTAAGAAAGAAACAGTTGATGAAACTGTAGATACAACAAAAGAAACAAATGAAACAGAAGAAATAATTAATGAATCTGAGGCAGAAACAAGCGAAGAAGTTGTAGAGCCATCAGAATTAGAAGTGTTAACTGAAAAATATGATGAGTTAGAAACACGTTATTTAAGATTACAAGCTGATTTTGATAACAGTCGTCGTCGTCAAAAAATCGAATCGGCAAGTGCAGCGAAATTTCGTTCACAATCATTAGTTGAAAAACTATTGCCAGTATTAGATAATTTTGAACGAGCAATGGCAACAGAATTGGCGGGGGAAGATACGAAGTCATTCCTAGAAGGAATTGAAATTGTCCAACGCCAATTAGAAGCAGCAATGGAAGCTGAAGGTGTAGAAGTTATTGCAACTGTCGGTGAAACATTTGATCCAAACGTGCATCAAGCAGTCATGCAAGATGATGACAAAGCTTTTGATAGCAACGTGGTCACTGCTGAACTACAAAAAGGTTATAAATTAAAAGATCGTGTGATTCGCCCTGCGATGGTTAAAGTAAATCAATAACCACAAACAGGTTAAAATAACTAAAAAAGATATATTAGGAGGAAGATTATTATGAGTAAAATTATTGGTATTGACTTAGGTACAACAAACTCTGCTGTTTCAGTTCTTGAAGGTGGAGAAGCTAAAATTATTCCAAACCCAGAAGGTGGCCGTACAACGCCATCAGTTGTAGCATTTAAAGATGGTGAACGTCAAGTTGGTGAAGTTGCAAAACGTCAAATGATTACTAACCCACATACAATTTCATCTATTAAACGTTACATGGGTACAGATCATGTTGAAAATATTGATGGTAAAGATTATTCACCACAAGAAATTTCAGCAATTATCTTACAATATCTTAAAGGATATGCTGAAGACTACATAGGTGAAGCGGTAACTAAAGCAGTTATTACAGTTCCAGCTTATTTCAACGATGCACAACGTCAAGCAACTAAAGATGCAGGTAAAATTGCTGGTTTAGAAGTTGAACGTATTGTAAATGAGCCAACAGCAGCAGCACTTGCATATGGTATTGAAAAAACTGAGGAAGACCAAACAGTTTTAGTATTTGACCTTGGTGGTGGTACTTTCGATGTTTCTATTCTTGAATTAGGCGACGGTGTGTTTGAAGTATTAGCAACAGCTGGTGATAACTCACTTGGTGGAGATGACTTTGACCAAGCGATTATTGACTACTTGGTAGAAGAATTCAAAAAAGAAAATGGTATTGATTTGTCTAAAGACAAAATGGCTTCACAACGTTTGAAAGATGCAGCTGAAAAAGCTAAAAAAGATTTATCAGGTGTTTCTTCAACTCAAATCTCATTACCATTTATTACTGCAGGATCAAATGGTCCTATGCATTTAGAAATCACATTAACTCGTGCGAAATTTGATGATATCACTGCTTCATTAGTAGAGCGTACTGTTATTCCTGTACGTCAAGCAATGAAAGATTCTAAATTATCTGCGAGCGATATTGATCAAGTTATCTTAGTAGGTGGATCAACTCGTATTCCATCTGTACAAGATGCAGTTAAAAAAGAATTAGGTAAAGAACCGCATAAAGGTGTGAACCCTGATGAAGTTGTAGCAATGGGTGCAGCAATTCAAGGTGGTGTTATTACAGGTGACGTTAAAGATGTTGTATTGTTAGATGTTACACCATTATCATTAGGTATTGAAACAATGGGTGGCGTGTTAACAACATTAATCGAACGTAACACAACAATTCCAACTTCTAAATCACAAGTGTTCTCAACAGCCGTTGATAACCAACCAGCTGTAGATATTCACGTATTACAAGGTGAACGTCCAATGGCTAAAGATAACAAAACATTAGGTCGTTTCCAATTATCTGATATCCCAGCTGCACAACGTGGCGTACCACAAATTGAAGTATCATTTGATATTGATAAAAACGGTATTGTTACAGTTAACGCTAAAGATTTAGGTACTGGTAAAGAGCAAAACATCGTAATCAAATCTTCATCAGGTTTAACTGACGAAGAGATTGAACGCATGGTTAAAGATGCAGAAGCAAACGCTGAAGCAGATGCAAAACATAAAGAAGAAGTTGATACACGTAACGAAGCTGACCAATTAATCTTTAGTGTTGATAAAACATTGAAAGATTTAGAAGGTAAAGTGGATGCTGAAGAAGTAACAAAAGCAGAAGCAGCTCGTGATGAATTGAAAACAGCTCTAGAAGGCGAAGATTTTGAAGACATCAAAGCTAAAAAAGATACTTTGAATGAAATCGTTCAAAACTTATCTGTAAAACTTTATGAAGAAGCAGCTAAAGCACAACAAGGTGCAGAAGGCGCTGAAGCGGGAGATGCTAACTCTGACGTGGTTGATGCAGAATTTGAAGAAATCAACGATGACGAAGATAAAGACAAAAAATAAGTAGTATGATTGTCAGAATAAAAGGCCATGTCCGCATTTTGTGACTATGGTCTTTTATTTGTAACTGGCGTCCTTTGTAATCCCGTGTTAAAGTTATACAATATGTTTAAGGAGTGATGAATTAAAATGGCAAACAAAGATCCATATGAAGCTTTAGGCGTAAGTAAATCAGCCACAGCTCAAGAGATAAAGAAAGCGTATCGAAAATTATCAAAACAGTATCATCCAGACATTAATAAAGATGGTGGAGCCGATGCTAAGTTTAAAGAGATATCAGAAGCTTATGAAATATTAAGCGATGATCAAAAGAAAGCACAATATGATCAATTTGGTCATACTGACCCTAACGCAGGATTCGGCGGTGGTGGTTTCGGTGGAGGCGGCGCAGGTTTTGGCGGCGGTGGCTTCGAGGATATTTTTGAAAGTTTCTTTGGCGGCGGACGACGTCGTGATCCGAATGCACCACGTGCAGGTCAAGATATGCAATACACAATGCGTTTGAAATTCCGTGAAGCGATTTTTGGTAAAGAAGTTGAAATCAGTTACCGTCGTGAAGAAATCAATGAAAAAACAAAAGAACGTGAAGTGAAAGTTAAAAAACTTAAATTAAAAGTTCCGGCAGGAGTAGATGACGGTCAACAAATGCGCGTTTCAAACCAAGGAGCAGCCGGTTATAATGGCGGCCCTAACGGTGACCTTTATGTCGTATTTGATGTTATCCCAGATGAGTTCTTTGAACGTCATGGTGATGATATTTATGCGGAAGTACCGATAACATTTACTCAAGCGGCATTAGGAGCAGAAATTGAAGTGCCTACGCTACATGGTAATGTCCGATTGAAAATACCAGCAGGTACACAAAACGGTACGAACTTCCGTTTAAGAGGTAAAGGAGCACCGCGCTTACAACGTTCTGGTCATGGTGATCAACACATTCAAGTGCGTGTAGTTGTACCACAAAAACTAACAGACGCGCAACGCAAAGCCATTAAAGAACTTGCTAAAGCAACAGACGGCGACAATGCCAATGACGGTTTCTTTGATAAAATGCGCAAAGCATTTAAAGGTGAATAAAAGCATCTTCATACCCATTTAAAATTGAAGAGATTGGAAAAAATACCATTTTGACGTTATTTGTCAGGATGGTATTTTTGAAATATCACAAATTTTGGTATGAAGTGCTAGAGATAAATAAAAACGAAAATAGCCCGTTTAATGGCAACGAGCTTGGAAAAAATGAAGGAGGCTATCTGAGCCTGCTGATTTTTTGAAAGAGAGTGAGGCATTGGCTGTTGTAGTTGGAGAGAATAAAAAGCAAAACCAAACGTTCAGCTACAAATAAATTGGAGAAAACCTCTTGTTGACGCTCTATGTCAGGAAGAAGTTTTTGAAATTTAGCCGTAGTTGTTTGGCCGTTGCTAGAGAAGAATAAAAGTAAAAGCAAGCGTCCAGCTCTAAATAAATTGGAGACAACAATAAGTTAACGTTTTTTGTTAAGCTATTGTTTTTGAAATTTTGAAAGAGTTGCTATGATTTTACTAGAGACAAATTAAAAGCAAAACCAAACGTTCAGCTACAAATAAATGCTAATATCGTAGCGAATTTATTCGCTATACGAGAGTGCCATTTCTTTGTTAAAAAAAGTGTAGTGAAAGCACCTTCATACCCAGTTGAAATCTAGCAGGAGTTATGGACTTTTATTAGATAGAACTAGCAAACAATGCTAGCTGTAATAAAAATAAAAGCACCTTTAACCCCGTAAAAACACTTGGTTCATTCTTAAAAGCTGATTTAATTTAACTAAAAAAACAGTGTATTGACATAGTTGTCAATACGCTGTTTTTTTGTATAACTGGCTACAAGAAGATTAAAAGTTTAATTGATTTCGAATGAATTGCTTGATTGGGACTTTCACGCTTTCGATGGATAGGGTACAATCATACAGAGTGCTATATTAAAGGAGATGTTAGTAATGGATTTTATCGAAGTGAGTGTGACAACAACACATGCCGCAATGGATGCGATTTCAAATGTGTTTATGGAAAACGGTGCAAACGGCGTTGCAATTGAAGATAGTGCAGAGATGACACGTGAGCATCCGCAACAATTTGGTGAGATGTATGCATTAGATTCGGAGGACTATCCGAATGAAGGTGTTGTTGTTAAAGCGTATTATACAGCTGACGAACATGAAAATACTGATTTTGAAGCCATTCATGAATTAATAAAAGGCCTCGTTCAATATGATATTGATTTAGGACCGATTGATTGGACGCTCACTGAAGTTAAGCAAGAAGAATGGGCTAATGCATGGAAAGAGTTTTATCACCCTGTACAGGTCACAGACAAGCTGACAATCGTTCCAACATGGGAGGAATACACACCTCATTCTGCTGATGAGCATATTATTGAGTTAGACCCAGGCATGGCTTTTGGTACAGGTACGCATCAAACAACGCGTTTATGCCTAGAGGCTGTTGAAAAATATGTTAAAGCTGGAGATGATGTTATTGATGTCGGTACAGGTTCAGGTGTATTAAGTATTTTGGCAGCTAAATTAGGTGCTAAATCTGTCCTTGCGTTAGATCTTGATGATGTTGCTGTGCGTGCTGCACAAGAAAACATTGATTATAATAAAGTTGATGGTGTGGTCGAAGTGACAACTGGTAATTTACTGGAAGGTATAGAACGTAATGCTGAAGTTGTAGTTGCAAATATTTTAGCTGACATTATTTTATTATTCCCTAATGATGTATACCGCGTGTTGAAACCAAACGGTTTATTTATTGCTTCAGGCATCATTGAGGAAAAAGTTGATGAGGTAGCAGCTGCGATTGAAGCAGCAGGAATGACTATTATTGAGCGCGACAACAAGGACGATTGGTTTGTGTTAGTCGCTCGAAAAGAGGCGTAAAATGCAACGTTATTTTATAGACAGTAATGTACCAGAATCACAAAAAATCAGCATAGGCATTCCACATTATCATCACATTATTAATGTGATGCGCCATGTATCAGGCGATCAGTTGATATTTGTTTTTAACGCAGGTGAAACTTATATTGTAACGATAGAAGAAGTAGAGAAAGAAACAATCAGCTGTCATTTAACTGAGCGATTGGAAAAAACAGTTGAATTGCCAATTGATGTTACATTAGCGTGCGGACTTCCAAAGGGTGACAAATTAGATTTGATTGTGCAAAAAACAACTGAGTTAGGTATTTTTTCGATTCAGCCATTTGAAGCCGAGCGTTCAATTGTGAAATGGGATGAAAAAAAAGAAACGAAAAAACGTCAACGCCTTCAAAAAATTGCTCAAGAGGCTGCAGAACAATCACATCGTGTTCATGTGCCCGAAATTTTACCGTTGTTAACATCAAAAAAATTGTTGCTGGAATTAGCACAGTATACGCATGTTTTTATTGCTGATGAAGAAGAAGCTAAAATAAATGAGCAAAAAGTCTTTAAAAAGCTCTTAAATACGATGAAAATTAATGACAAATTACTTATCATAACAGGTCCAGAAGGTGGTCTTTCTAGAAACGAAGTGACTAGTTATATTGAAAAAGGTGCAATATCAGGGTCTTTAGGTCCAAGAATTTTAAGGACAGAAACAGCGCCACTTTATGCAATGGCAGCAATTTCATATGAATTTGAATTATAAGCGATAAAAAGTTGACGTTTATTTCTTACTATTATATAATTGCATAGAGTGGTTGTTCGTTTAGAGGAATAATCATCTAAGTATTAAAATAATACTTAGCAGTAAATATTGCTTCACGATATTTATTGAGTAACTCCAGTGTGCGGAGGGAGGGTTAAGAGATGTCAAAAACAGTTGTTCGCAAAAACGAATCGCTTGAAGATGCTCTTCGTCGCTTTAAACGTTCGGTATCGAAAACAGGTACTATGCAAGAATTTAGAAAGCGCGAATTTTATGAAAAACCAAGCGTAAAACGTAAGAAAAAATCAGAAGCAGCACGTAAACGCAAGTTCTAATTAGTGAGGATGAAAATTCATGAGTCTTTTGGGACAATTAAATCAAGATATGAAGGATGCAATGCGTGCGAAAGATAAAGCACGATTATCTGTCATTCGAATGGTTAAAGCTGCAATCCAAAATGAGTCTATTAAAAAAGGCGACGAATTGGATTCAGAAGAAGAACTAACCGTGTTATCTCGAGAATTTAAACAACGTAAAGAATCGTTGGGCGAATTTGAAAGTGCAGGCCGCGAAGACTTAGTAGCTGGACTTAATGTCGAGCTTAAAGTTATCGAAGAATATTTACCAACCCAACTTACTGAAGAAGAAATTTTAGCTATTGTCGAAGAAGTTATCGCTGAAACTGGTGCAACATCTAAAGCTGATTTTGGTAAAGTAATGAAAGTTATCTTACCAAAAGTTAAAGGTAAAGCTGATGGATCAGTAATTAGTAAACTTTTACAACAAAAATTATCTTAAGTAAATTAAAACTGTAGAGCCAGGAGAACACTTGTTTTCCTGGCTCTTTTTAAAAAATAATATAAAAGAGGTGAGGCTGATGAGGAAGTCTAAAAAGGTTTTATGGCTCCTTATTGCAAGCGTAGCCGCCATTGCATTTCCTGCTCAACAAGTATTGGCAGCTTCGCAAATGCAATCATCTGCTATGGATCGTATAGCTACGTTTTTAACGCAACCATTGGTTATAGCGGCATTATTAATCCTAGCAGGTCTGAGCTTTGGTATTGAACTTTTCACAAAAGGATTCAGTGCTTTTGGGATCATTGGTTTGATATTTGTTTTTATATATTTCTTCAGTCATATAATGTTGGGTTCCGCTAGTTGGGTACTCGTTCTCATATTCGTTATTGGTTTTGTGCTTGTCCTGTTAGAAGTAGTTGTACCAGGAGGCATTGTTGGTACATTAGGAGTGTTAGGCGTCCTTATTAGTATTTTCCTAGCTGGTTTTGAAGATTGGTTCACAATCATGATCGCATTAGCATGTGCGCTTCTAGTTATGTGGGCGACTATTTTAATTATGATAAAGGTGTTGGGAAAACGAATGAATATTTTTCGTAAACTTGTGTTAAGAGAATCCACAAAAACAGAAGAAGGTTATGTCTCAAGTGAAAACCGTCCTGAATTAGTGGGTAAATCTGGTAAGACCAAAACTGCCTTGCGTCCTGCGGGAACAATGGTATTGGATGGCAATCTTATCGATGTTGTTTCTGAAGGCGACTTCATTGAAAGCGATGTCACTGTAACAGTAGTTAAAGTAGAAGGTATGCGGGTTGTTGTTAGAAAAGGTGAATAAGTAACTCTTTTTTTAAAAAGATGTCACAAATTTCTGACAGAACCTAAATATAAGCAACTATGAAAAAGCAACATACAATACTAGGAGGTATACACTATGGAAGATTTAATAGCAGGAAACATCGTAATGATTATTTTAGCGATTTTTGTAATAATCTTATTGATGATTATTTTTACAATCGTTCCCGTTGGTTTGTGGATTAGTGCATTAGCTGCAGGCGTTCGTGTCAGCATTACAACATTAATTGGTATGCGTTTGAGACGTGTACGTCCAGGTAGCATTGTTAACCCGTTAATTAAAGCTCAAAAAGCGGGCTTAAATACAACGATTAATCAATTGGAGAGTCATTATTTAGCCGGAGGTAACGTTGACCGCGTCGTGAATGCGCTTATCGCTGCTCACCGTGCAAATATTGAGTTAACATTTGAACGTTCAGCTGCAATTGATTTAGCAGGTCGTGACGTGTTACAAGCAGTTCAGATGTCTGTAAACCCTAAAGTTATTGAAACGCCATTTATTTCAGGTGTGGCAATGAACGGTATTGAAGTAAAAGCAAAAGCTCGTATTACAGTACGTGCTAACATCGAACGTTTAGTCGGTGGTGCTGGTGAAGAAACAATCATCGCTCGTGTTGGTGAAGGTATTGTATCAACAATCGGTTCATCAGTAGAACACAACAAAGTACTTGAAAACCCAGACTTGATTTCTAAAACAGTATTATCTAAAGGTTTAGATGCCGGTACTGCTTTTGAAATTCTTTCAATTGATATTGCGGATGTCGACATTGGCACAAACATTGGTGCTGAATTACAAACAGAACAAGCGGAAGCGGATAAAAATATCGCTCAAGCTAAAGCTGAAGAACGACGCGCTATGGCCGTTGCTTCTGAACAAGAGATGCGTGCAAAAGTAGAAGAAATGCGTGCGAAAGTTGTTGAATCTGAAGCAGAAGTACCACTTGCAATGGCAGAAGCTTTGCGTAATGGTAAAATCGGCGTTATGGATTATTACAACCTTAAAAATATTGAATCAGATACAGATATGCGTGAAGCGATCAGTCAATTAAATGATTCAAGTGAAGAAAGCAAGAATAAAAAACAATAGCTTTAACATGGAGGCGAAATAATGGAGTTTCTATTGATGATCATCGGTGGTGCGGCTTGGTTAATTACCATGTACCTCGATGACAAGAAGAAAAAAGAGCGCAAAGCTGCCGAACAATCAGCTAAGCAATCGGCACCTGTTCGTCCGCCTGTTGAGACAAAACGTCGTAGTGTTGATCGTAGTCAATCACGTCAAAAACCGACACCTGTTGCTTCTAAAAAGGTAGCTGTTGATGAAGTGCCTGTTAGGAATCGTCGTTCTACCGAAGGACGTCGTCCTGCAGTGCGTGAAAATTCGACTCGACAAGCGGCACTCGATGCCAATCGAGGCAGTCGTCAATCAACACGTAATAATGGTGAGATTAATGAGTCACGTGTATCTCATCGCGCAAGTGCTAAAAAAACAGTTGTTAAGGGACCATTAGCTAAGACGGGGACTTCTCTTTTAGAGAAAGAAAACGTTTTAAAAGGGTTGGTAATGGCTGAGATTTTAGCACCACCAAAAGCGTTGGAAAATAGTAAAGCGAAACATATCTAATTAAAAGGGCACCTAACTTCATTGTTGGGGCCCTTTTTCTATTGATTAAAGAGATAGTTTGGTCAAAAAGAGACTTTTTGCTTACTAAGATTTTGAATGTTGGCGTTATTAGGGTAAAATGGAATAATAAGTCAATTAAAAAGGAGCATAACATATGAATGATACTGCCAATCAACTAACTGATACTTTTGATGTTACAAACACAGAACATGCACAGCTCTTAATTGGTACTAACGATTCAAATATTCGTTATCTCGAAAATTTTTTCAACGTAAAAATTATCACTCGTGGTGGAACTTTTACATTTTCAGGTGAAAGTGAACAAGTGAAGTTTGTGAAGCAAACATTTATTGCAATCAATGAAGTGATTGAGAAACAAATAAATATTGATTTACGCGATGTTACACAAGCCAGTAAAATGGCTGTTAATGGAACAATTGATTTCTTTGCCACATTATACGATGAAGTTATATATAAAACTGTTAAAGGTAAACCGATCCGTCCTAAGACATTTGGTCAAAGACAGTATGTCCATTCGGTAAAAGCTAAAGATATTACATTTGGAATCGGTCCGGCAGGGACAGGTAAAACGTACCTTGCAGTCGTAATGGCTGTGGAAGCTTTGAAAAAAGGCCAAGTGAGCAAGATATTACTAACACGACCTGCTGTTGAAGCAGGAGAAAGTCTCGGCTTCTTACCAGGGGACTTAAAAGAGAAAGTTGATCCTTATTTACGCCCAGTTTATGATGCGTTATATGATGTTTTAGGTAGAGATTCTACCAATCGTTTAATGGATCGTGGTGTGATTGAAATTGCACCGTTGGCATATATGCGCGGGCGTACAATTGATGAAGCATTCGTGATCCTTGATGAAGCTCAAAATACAACAAAAGCCCAAATGCAGATGTTTCTGACCCGATTGGGTTATGGTTCAAAAATGATTGTTAATGGAGATAGTACACAGGTCGATTTACCAAAAGGTGTAATGAGTGGTTTGATTCATTCTGAGCGATTGTTAAAAAATATTAAAGACATCGGTTTTATAACATTCCAAACAGAAGATGTAGTCAGACACCCGCTGGTCGGAAAGATAATTGATGCCTATGGTGCCGAATATCAAGCGCCCAATATAGAGGAGCGTGAAGAGAGCAATGAAAAAGAATAAGAAGCGCCAAGAAAATAAGCGACGGGAGAAATTAACGGCGTTAATAACGCTGTTTACTTTTGCGATTGTTATCGCAGTCGTCCTTAACTTTTCTAGTGCAGTGAGACCTTATCAAATCATTAAAAATGAAGTCTCAACTGCCACTGTCAGAGCGCCTCAAACAGTTGTAGATGATAAAAAAACTGCTAGTGAAAGAGCAATAGCAGGTGATAATGTCCCGGATGTTTATACGATCAATTCAAACATCACGCAAAATCAAAATGATTCTGTTACGGCTTTGTTTACCTCAATCCGTCAAGTGCAATCTGATGAAAAAAAAGCCAAGGCTGCAGCTATAAAGGATAAAAAACAATTCACAGCCTTTGATGAGAAAGAAATTACTACACGTGTGCGTGCGTTATTATCAAAAAATGATTTAACATTTGAACATACTAATATTAGTGATGATAGTTTTGTTAAGTTATATAAAGTTGCACCTGATAAACTAACTGATTTAGAGACTACAATAG comes from Brochothrix thermosphacta DSM 20171 = FSL F6-1036 and encodes:
- the hrcA gene encoding heat-inducible transcriptional repressor HrcA, whose amino-acid sequence is MLSERQLLILKTIVRNYIGTAKPIGSSALVNESNLPFSSATIRNEMGILEQRGFIEKTHSSSGRVPSEQGYRYYVDFLVGKMAIHPSDMQLIHQLFSREYSEMGELIRNSADILSNLTNYTAIVLGPNMQLNRLASFQLIPTSARQVVAILVTTTGHVENHRFNLVTDVSASDIERVVAILNEKLVNLPLNEIKGRLPREVNELLQRHTSEFEAIQTLLTSVFHQTPQEKIVFSGQSHILNQPEFSQTSQIRDVIKLLEQRDDVFELVNDVPEGINVMIGDEISNNLFKDFSLITSTYKVDDQKAGVIALLGPTRMSYDRSIQVIDEVSKDLSHFLTHHYDEGENKKT
- the grpE gene encoding nucleotide exchange factor GrpE: MSEEIKKETVDETVDTTKETNETEEIINESEAETSEEVVEPSELEVLTEKYDELETRYLRLQADFDNSRRRQKIESASAAKFRSQSLVEKLLPVLDNFERAMATELAGEDTKSFLEGIEIVQRQLEAAMEAEGVEVIATVGETFDPNVHQAVMQDDDKAFDSNVVTAELQKGYKLKDRVIRPAMVKVNQ
- the dnaK gene encoding molecular chaperone DnaK; amino-acid sequence: MSKIIGIDLGTTNSAVSVLEGGEAKIIPNPEGGRTTPSVVAFKDGERQVGEVAKRQMITNPHTISSIKRYMGTDHVENIDGKDYSPQEISAIILQYLKGYAEDYIGEAVTKAVITVPAYFNDAQRQATKDAGKIAGLEVERIVNEPTAAALAYGIEKTEEDQTVLVFDLGGGTFDVSILELGDGVFEVLATAGDNSLGGDDFDQAIIDYLVEEFKKENGIDLSKDKMASQRLKDAAEKAKKDLSGVSSTQISLPFITAGSNGPMHLEITLTRAKFDDITASLVERTVIPVRQAMKDSKLSASDIDQVILVGGSTRIPSVQDAVKKELGKEPHKGVNPDEVVAMGAAIQGGVITGDVKDVVLLDVTPLSLGIETMGGVLTTLIERNTTIPTSKSQVFSTAVDNQPAVDIHVLQGERPMAKDNKTLGRFQLSDIPAAQRGVPQIEVSFDIDKNGIVTVNAKDLGTGKEQNIVIKSSSGLTDEEIERMVKDAEANAEADAKHKEEVDTRNEADQLIFSVDKTLKDLEGKVDAEEVTKAEAARDELKTALEGEDFEDIKAKKDTLNEIVQNLSVKLYEEAAKAQQGAEGAEAGDANSDVVDAEFEEINDDEDKDKK
- a CDS encoding DnaJ C-terminal domain-containing protein; translation: MANKDPYEALGVSKSATAQEIKKAYRKLSKQYHPDINKDGGADAKFKEISEAYEILSDDQKKAQYDQFGHTDPNAGFGGGGFGGGGAGFGGGGFEDIFESFFGGGRRRDPNAPRAGQDMQYTMRLKFREAIFGKEVEISYRREEINEKTKEREVKVKKLKLKVPAGVDDGQQMRVSNQGAAGYNGGPNGDLYVVFDVIPDEFFERHGDDIYAEVPITFTQAALGAEIEVPTLHGNVRLKIPAGTQNGTNFRLRGKGAPRLQRSGHGDQHIQVRVVVPQKLTDAQRKAIKELAKATDGDNANDGFFDKMRKAFKGE
- the prmA gene encoding 50S ribosomal protein L11 methyltransferase, with the protein product MDFIEVSVTTTHAAMDAISNVFMENGANGVAIEDSAEMTREHPQQFGEMYALDSEDYPNEGVVVKAYYTADEHENTDFEAIHELIKGLVQYDIDLGPIDWTLTEVKQEEWANAWKEFYHPVQVTDKLTIVPTWEEYTPHSADEHIIELDPGMAFGTGTHQTTRLCLEAVEKYVKAGDDVIDVGTGSGVLSILAAKLGAKSVLALDLDDVAVRAAQENIDYNKVDGVVEVTTGNLLEGIERNAEVVVANILADIILLFPNDVYRVLKPNGLFIASGIIEEKVDEVAAAIEAAGMTIIERDNKDDWFVLVARKEA
- a CDS encoding 16S rRNA (uracil(1498)-N(3))-methyltransferase, with product MQRYFIDSNVPESQKISIGIPHYHHIINVMRHVSGDQLIFVFNAGETYIVTIEEVEKETISCHLTERLEKTVELPIDVTLACGLPKGDKLDLIVQKTTELGIFSIQPFEAERSIVKWDEKKETKKRQRLQKIAQEAAEQSHRVHVPEILPLLTSKKLLLELAQYTHVFIADEEEAKINEQKVFKKLLNTMKINDKLLIITGPEGGLSRNEVTSYIEKGAISGSLGPRILRTETAPLYAMAAISYEFEL
- the rpsU gene encoding 30S ribosomal protein S21, with the protein product MSKTVVRKNESLEDALRRFKRSVSKTGTMQEFRKREFYEKPSVKRKKKSEAARKRKF
- a CDS encoding GatB/YqeY domain-containing protein — its product is MSLLGQLNQDMKDAMRAKDKARLSVIRMVKAAIQNESIKKGDELDSEEELTVLSREFKQRKESLGEFESAGREDLVAGLNVELKVIEEYLPTQLTEEEILAIVEEVIAETGATSKADFGKVMKVILPKVKGKADGSVISKLLQQKLS
- a CDS encoding NfeD family protein; the encoded protein is MRKSKKVLWLLIASVAAIAFPAQQVLAASQMQSSAMDRIATFLTQPLVIAALLILAGLSFGIELFTKGFSAFGIIGLIFVFIYFFSHIMLGSASWVLVLIFVIGFVLVLLEVVVPGGIVGTLGVLGVLISIFLAGFEDWFTIMIALACALLVMWATILIMIKVLGKRMNIFRKLVLRESTKTEEGYVSSENRPELVGKSGKTKTALRPAGTMVLDGNLIDVVSEGDFIESDVTVTVVKVEGMRVVVRKGE
- the floA gene encoding flotillin-like protein FloA (flotillin-like protein involved in membrane lipid rafts), with protein sequence MEDLIAGNIVMIILAIFVIILLMIIFTIVPVGLWISALAAGVRVSITTLIGMRLRRVRPGSIVNPLIKAQKAGLNTTINQLESHYLAGGNVDRVVNALIAAHRANIELTFERSAAIDLAGRDVLQAVQMSVNPKVIETPFISGVAMNGIEVKAKARITVRANIERLVGGAGEETIIARVGEGIVSTIGSSVEHNKVLENPDLISKTVLSKGLDAGTAFEILSIDIADVDIGTNIGAELQTEQAEADKNIAQAKAEERRAMAVASEQEMRAKVEEMRAKVVESEAEVPLAMAEALRNGKIGVMDYYNLKNIESDTDMREAISQLNDSSEESKNKKQ
- a CDS encoding PhoH family protein, producing the protein MNDTANQLTDTFDVTNTEHAQLLIGTNDSNIRYLENFFNVKIITRGGTFTFSGESEQVKFVKQTFIAINEVIEKQINIDLRDVTQASKMAVNGTIDFFATLYDEVIYKTVKGKPIRPKTFGQRQYVHSVKAKDITFGIGPAGTGKTYLAVVMAVEALKKGQVSKILLTRPAVEAGESLGFLPGDLKEKVDPYLRPVYDALYDVLGRDSTNRLMDRGVIEIAPLAYMRGRTIDEAFVILDEAQNTTKAQMQMFLTRLGYGSKMIVNGDSTQVDLPKGVMSGLIHSERLLKNIKDIGFITFQTEDVVRHPLVGKIIDAYGAEYQAPNIEEREESNEKE